The Williamsoniiplasma somnilux genome includes a window with the following:
- the rpsM gene encoding 30S ribosomal protein S13, translated as MARINGVEIPNDKRVVIALTYIYGVGLTTSQEILAKTKISEEIRVKDLTEEQIKIISSALATVKTEGELRREVSLNIKRLMENGSYRGLRHRKGLPARGQSSKTNARTVKGPRKTVANKKK; from the coding sequence ATGGCTCGTATTAATGGAGTTGAAATCCCAAATGATAAAAGAGTTGTTATCGCTTTAACATACATCTATGGTGTAGGGTTAACAACTTCGCAAGAAATCTTAGCTAAAACAAAAATTAGCGAAGAAATTCGTGTTAAAGATTTAACAGAAGAACAAATTAAAATAATTTCTTCAGCATTAGCAACAGTTAAAACTGAAGGAGAATTAAGAAGAGAAGTTTCTTTAAACATTAAACGTTTAATGGAAAATGGAAGCTACAGAGGACTACGTCACCGTAAAGGGCTTCCAGCAAGAGGACAATCTTCAAAAACAAACGCAAGAACAGTTAAAGGTCCTAGAAAAACTGTAGCTAACAAGAAAAAATAG
- the rpsK gene encoding 30S ribosomal protein S11, producing MANPKPQGKKRIKKNIPKGIAHVHSTFNNTIVTISDEKGNVLSWSSAGALGFKGSKKSTPYAAQMIAEAAAKGAMDNGVKTISVEVKGPGPGRDAAVRSLQAAGLEITAIKDTTPIPHNGVRPPKRPRG from the coding sequence ATGGCAAATCCAAAACCACAAGGTAAAAAACGTATCAAGAAAAATATTCCTAAAGGTATCGCTCACGTTCATTCTACTTTTAACAATACAATTGTTACTATTAGTGATGAAAAAGGTAATGTATTATCATGATCTTCAGCAGGTGCTTTAGGATTTAAAGGTTCTAAAAAATCAACACCTTATGCAGCACAAATGATCGCAGAAGCTGCTGCAAAAGGAGCAATGGATAATGGGGTTAAAACTATTTCTGTTGAAGTTAAAGGTCCAGGACCAGGAAGAGATGCAGCTGTAAGAAGTTTACAAGCAGCTGGATTAGAAATCACAGCAATTAAAGATACAACACCAATCCCACATAATGGAGTGCGTCCACCAAAACGCCCAAGAGGTTAA
- a CDS encoding DNA-directed RNA polymerase subunit alpha yields MKQFMRPEFTLLKEENNKTYGKFMVEPLERGFGVTLGNAIRRTLLAATPGAAVFAIKLDGAAHEFTAINGIVENVSRIILNIKNLVLKIDEKMYSDDEVVELKIKSSVTGPVKAAELVVPAGVEVLNKDLHIATIADGGVFNLTLFAKNSRGYKSFKDNKKEKGVENGAITIDSNYSPIVKVAYNVDTTKIGRSIDLEKLEIEVNTDGSITAVEAIATAAKVLVAHLEFFVNLSSQLDNVEIIGIADEDEKELDKTVEELDFTQRSLNCLKRAGIDSLRELVSRSEDEIQEIRNLGRKSFKEIKDKVAQLSLTFKQV; encoded by the coding sequence ATGAAGCAATTTATGAGACCAGAATTCACTCTTCTTAAAGAGGAAAATAATAAAACATATGGTAAGTTTATGGTTGAACCACTTGAAAGAGGATTCGGAGTTACTCTAGGAAACGCAATTAGAAGAACTTTATTAGCAGCAACCCCTGGAGCAGCAGTATTCGCAATCAAACTTGACGGTGCGGCTCATGAATTTACAGCAATCAACGGAATTGTTGAAAATGTATCAAGAATAATCTTGAACATTAAAAACTTAGTTTTAAAAATTGATGAAAAAATGTATAGTGATGATGAAGTAGTTGAATTAAAAATCAAATCATCAGTAACTGGACCAGTTAAAGCTGCAGAACTTGTAGTTCCTGCTGGAGTTGAAGTTTTAAATAAAGATTTACACATCGCAACAATCGCTGATGGAGGAGTTTTTAATTTAACATTATTTGCTAAAAACTCACGTGGATATAAATCATTTAAAGACAACAAAAAAGAAAAGGGTGTAGAAAATGGAGCAATTACAATTGATTCAAACTACTCACCAATCGTTAAAGTTGCTTACAATGTAGATACTACTAAAATCGGTCGTTCAATTGATTTAGAAAAATTAGAAATCGAAGTTAATACTGATGGATCAATTACAGCTGTTGAAGCAATTGCAACAGCTGCTAAAGTTCTTGTAGCACACTTAGAGTTCTTTGTTAACTTGTCTTCACAATTAGATAATGTTGAAATTATTGGAATTGCTGATGAAGATGAAAAAGAATTAGATAAAACAGTTGAAGAATTAGACTTTACACAAAGAAGTTTAAACTGTTTAAAACGTGCCGGAATTGATAGCTTAAGAGAATTAGTTTCTCGTAGTGAAGATGAAATCCAAGAAATTAGAAACTTAGGACGTAAATCATTTAAAGAAATTAAAGATAAAGTTGCTCAATTAAGTTTAACTTTTAAACAAGTATAA
- the rplQ gene encoding 50S ribosomal protein L17 encodes MSYIPKRGKNTAWRQSLMRNLTSELIISEKLEITETRAKELRKHFDKMITLAKRGDLHARRQAAAWLRDIETAKQEPILTKLFTDLAKRYKSRNGGYTRILKLDNRKGDNAPIVIIELV; translated from the coding sequence ATGTCATACATTCCCAAAAGAGGTAAGAATACAGCATGAAGACAATCTCTTATGCGTAACTTAACTTCAGAATTAATTATTTCTGAAAAATTAGAAATAACTGAAACTAGAGCTAAAGAATTAAGAAAACATTTTGATAAAATGATCACTTTAGCAAAACGCGGAGATTTACACGCAAGAAGACAAGCGGCTGCTTGATTGCGTGATATTGAAACAGCTAAACAAGAACCAATTTTAACAAAATTATTTACTGATTTAGCAAAAAGATATAAATCAAGAAATGGTGGATACACTAGAATTCTTAAATTAGATAATCGTAAAGGTGATAACGCCCCAATCGTAATTATCGAATTGGTATAG
- a CDS encoding energy-coupling factor transporter ATPase: protein MSLQKFKEIKLTDNDLNEFKLLLSEFYLKKATEQEKLFVARKALKREEISKEEFTKIKNHVELLNNEYAKIAVSKAFKENYKNAKFLLKPIKEGHVDFANAKSELAFARHMYRESKTVIKERGRGAQLEKLNDIAVEVKKLSFKYGPEFPYALSNVNFQIKHGEYVTIIGHNGSGKSTLSKILIGVLTPEVGDLQIFGNTVNKNTLDQIRRFLGIVFQNPDNQFIGSTVRADIAFGLENKRVDPKDMETMITSAAKKVRMTDFLDHEPLNLSGGQKQRVAIASTLALNPDIIIFDEATSMLDPKGKREIKEIMVQLRDAGNKTIISITHDMDEILNADKVIVMNGGKLVKMGTPSEVLSDKEFLRSIHLDIPFIANVEEKLQNVGINVSGSKNMDELVDKLWQKK from the coding sequence ATGTCATTACAAAAATTTAAAGAAATAAAATTAACAGATAATGACTTAAATGAATTTAAGTTATTACTAAGTGAATTTTATTTAAAAAAAGCAACTGAACAAGAAAAATTGTTTGTAGCTCGTAAAGCTTTAAAAAGAGAAGAAATCTCAAAAGAAGAGTTTACAAAAATCAAAAATCATGTGGAATTATTAAATAATGAATATGCAAAAATTGCCGTGAGCAAAGCCTTTAAAGAAAATTACAAGAATGCCAAATTTTTATTAAAACCAATTAAAGAAGGCCACGTCGATTTTGCTAATGCTAAAAGCGAACTTGCTTTTGCTCGTCATATGTATAGAGAATCAAAAACGGTCATTAAAGAACGTGGACGTGGAGCTCAGTTAGAAAAATTAAATGACATTGCTGTTGAAGTTAAAAAATTAAGTTTTAAATATGGACCTGAATTTCCTTACGCTTTATCGAATGTTAATTTTCAAATTAAACATGGAGAGTATGTAACCATAATTGGACACAACGGTTCTGGTAAATCAACTTTATCAAAAATTTTGATTGGAGTGTTAACTCCTGAGGTTGGAGATTTACAAATTTTTGGAAACACTGTAAACAAAAACACCTTAGACCAAATTCGTCGTTTCTTAGGAATTGTTTTTCAAAATCCTGATAATCAATTTATTGGTTCAACAGTTAGAGCAGATATCGCTTTTGGCTTAGAAAATAAACGTGTTGATCCTAAAGACATGGAAACAATGATTACTTCGGCTGCTAAAAAAGTTCGTATGACTGACTTTTTAGATCATGAGCCTCTAAATTTATCTGGAGGACAAAAACAACGTGTGGCAATTGCTTCAACTTTAGCTTTAAATCCAGACATTATCATTTTTGATGAAGCTACTTCAATGCTAGATCCTAAAGGTAAAAGAGAAATCAAAGAAATTATGGTTCAACTACGCGATGCGGGAAATAAAACAATTATTTCAATAACTCATGATATGGATGAAATTTTAAATGCCGATAAAGTAATTGTAATGAACGGTGGTAAATTAGTAAAAATGGGAACTCCAAGTGAAGTTTTATCAGATAAAGAGTTCTTGCGTTCTATTCATTTAGATATTCCGTTTATTGCAAATGTTGAAGAGAAATTACAAAATGTGGGAATTAATGTTTCTGGTTCAAAAAATATGGATGAGTTGGTGGATAAATTATGGCAAAAAAAATAA
- a CDS encoding energy-coupling factor transporter ATPase, with the protein MNELKADRKAKKVFDFSGDIVLENVSYTYSKKTPFEFRALDNANLTITKGKITCVIGTTGSGKSTLIQLTNGLLVSETGRTIIGDYQIPASIEKINEVKELRKEIGLVFQFPEYQLFQETVEKDIAFGPINLGGNKLEAYRQVPDLLKIIDIPADYLTRSPFELSGGQKRRVAIAGIIAMNGNTLVLDEPTGGLDPQGENDFMELFLKLNREQGKRIVMVTHNMDQVLRIADEVVVLHKGKLIDRGTPFEIFGNEKLLKTIEIDAPKIYQLIYKLKEKGLDLTKKAIRTETDFAKEYSLAISNKKK; encoded by the coding sequence ATGAATGAATTAAAAGCTGATCGTAAAGCGAAAAAGGTTTTTGATTTTTCGGGTGATATTGTTTTAGAAAATGTTTCATACACATACTCAAAAAAAACTCCCTTTGAATTTAGAGCATTGGATAACGCTAACTTAACGATTACTAAGGGAAAAATCACTTGTGTAATCGGTACTACTGGTTCAGGAAAATCAACATTAATTCAATTGACTAATGGTTTATTAGTGAGTGAAACAGGAAGAACAATTATTGGTGATTATCAAATTCCTGCATCAATTGAAAAAATTAACGAAGTTAAAGAATTAAGAAAAGAAATCGGATTAGTTTTTCAATTTCCTGAATATCAATTATTTCAAGAAACTGTGGAAAAAGATATCGCTTTTGGTCCGATCAATTTGGGTGGTAATAAATTAGAGGCTTATCGTCAAGTTCCTGATTTATTAAAAATAATTGACATTCCTGCTGATTACTTAACACGTTCACCTTTTGAATTATCAGGAGGACAAAAACGTCGTGTGGCCATTGCTGGAATTATTGCAATGAATGGTAACACATTAGTACTTGATGAACCTACGGGAGGTTTAGATCCTCAAGGTGAAAATGATTTCATGGAATTATTTTTGAAATTAAATCGTGAACAAGGCAAAAGAATTGTTATGGTTACTCACAATATGGACCAAGTATTAAGAATCGCCGATGAAGTTGTGGTTTTACACAAAGGAAAATTAATTGATCGTGGAACACCATTTGAAATTTTTGGTAATGAGAAATTATTGAAAACAATTGAAATTGATGCTCCAAAAATTTATCAATTAATTTACAAATTAAAAGAAAAAGGTTTAGATTTAACCAAAAAAGCAATTCGAACAGAAACTGATTTTGCAAAAGAATATAGTTTAGCGATATCAAATAAGAAAAAATAG
- a CDS encoding energy-coupling factor transporter transmembrane component T family protein produces the protein MRVTFGRYIPTNSIIHKMDPRMKLFMILLLIVSVFFPIGFTGYIILSATILTLFAASKLSWRMLLTLLAPVGIIFFVIFLINIFMMHPSADNINTIVTNASSIPNLQNWNVTFSSSDYIYGFIGPSAWSNVDMNNLDPKVASAFSQMVSLGHFVKWKVFWVSEKALYSAFMMGWRIYLMITLTTILTGSTQPLELTLAIEDLLYPLKMIGIPIYILSMIISIALRMIPTLIDEAGRIMKAQSSRGIDIKNGKSKDKVKGLTSLIIPLLVSAFQKAEDLAYAMDARGYDPHAKRTRYIQFKFRGIDVAIFLAGIAIATFIITYSFVFPVSEAFLHIPYVDQLLS, from the coding sequence ATGAGAGTTACCTTTGGTAGATATATTCCAACAAATTCAATAATTCATAAAATGGATCCAAGAATGAAATTGTTTATGATTTTATTATTAATTGTTTCAGTCTTTTTTCCAATTGGATTTACAGGATATATAATTTTATCAGCAACAATTTTAACTTTATTTGCTGCATCAAAATTAAGTTGAAGAATGTTATTAACTTTATTAGCTCCCGTAGGAATTATCTTCTTTGTTATTTTCCTTATTAATATTTTCATGATGCATCCAAGTGCTGATAATATTAATACTATTGTGACTAATGCATCTAGCATTCCAAATTTACAAAATTGAAACGTAACTTTTAGTAGTAGTGATTACATTTATGGTTTTATTGGTCCTAGTGCTTGAAGTAATGTTGATATGAACAATTTAGATCCTAAAGTTGCTAGTGCATTTAGTCAAATGGTTTCTTTAGGGCATTTTGTTAAATGAAAAGTATTTTGAGTTAGTGAAAAAGCCTTATACTCAGCATTTATGATGGGTTGAAGAATTTACTTAATGATAACTTTAACAACTATTTTAACGGGTTCAACTCAACCATTAGAGTTAACATTAGCAATCGAAGACTTGTTATATCCTTTAAAAATGATTGGAATTCCTATTTATATTCTTTCAATGATTATTTCAATTGCTCTACGTATGATTCCAACTTTAATTGATGAAGCAGGAAGAATTATGAAGGCTCAATCTTCAAGAGGAATTGATATTAAAAATGGAAAATCCAAAGACAAGGTTAAAGGTTTAACTTCATTAATTATTCCGCTATTAGTTTCTGCTTTCCAAAAAGCTGAAGATTTAGCCTATGCTATGGATGCTCGTGGGTATGATCCACATGCAAAAAGAACAAGATATATTCAATTTAAATTTAGAGGAATTGACGTGGCAATTTTTTTAGCAGGAATTGCTATTGCAACGTTTATTATTACTTATTCATTTGTGTTCCCCGTATCTGAAGCATTTTTACATATTCCATATGTAGATCAATTATTAAGTTAA
- the truA gene encoding tRNA pseudouridine(38-40) synthase TruA, whose product MMMSLLLTLAYDGSDYSGWVIQKKHLTIQGELNKAIKNVIKNNDFKTIGSSKTDAHVHASDQKVLLTINFEIKNLERFQQALNKALSTAIQILSIEIVSSDFNIRHARQKEYEYTLNDVDTNVFSARFEEQWKYGKIDIAKLQSILKVFIGEHDFKLFSGLSLEEQKTITTVRTIENIKVLRIDNKVKIIFNGKAFIRYQIRMIVGTALKAYLGKVSLSTISEKLQGSGTKLPYVANAAGLCLKKIIF is encoded by the coding sequence TTAATGATGAGTTTATTATTAACACTAGCTTATGATGGTTCAGATTATAGTGGTTGAGTTATTCAAAAAAAACATCTAACCATTCAAGGGGAATTGAATAAAGCAATTAAAAATGTTATTAAAAATAATGATTTTAAAACAATAGGATCTTCAAAAACAGATGCTCATGTGCATGCAAGTGATCAAAAAGTTTTATTAACTATTAATTTTGAAATAAAAAATTTAGAACGTTTTCAACAAGCGCTAAATAAAGCTTTGTCTACAGCAATACAAATTCTTTCTATTGAAATTGTTAGCTCTGACTTTAATATTCGTCATGCTCGACAAAAAGAATATGAGTATACTCTTAATGATGTTGACACTAATGTTTTTAGCGCTCGTTTTGAAGAACAATGAAAATACGGAAAAATTGATATTGCAAAATTACAAAGTATTTTAAAGGTTTTTATTGGTGAGCATGATTTTAAACTTTTTTCAGGTTTAAGTCTTGAAGAGCAAAAAACCATTACAACGGTACGTACAATTGAAAATATTAAAGTGTTAAGGATCGACAACAAGGTTAAAATCATTTTTAACGGTAAAGCTTTTATTCGTTATCAAATTAGAATGATTGTCGGTACTGCTCTTAAAGCATATTTGGGTAAAGTCTCGCTTTCAACCATTTCAGAAAAACTTCAGGGATCAGGAACTAAATTACCTTATGTAGCTAATGCTGCTGGTTTGTGTTTAAAGAAAATAATTTTTTAA